The proteins below are encoded in one region of Buttiauxella gaviniae:
- a CDS encoding LacI family DNA-binding transcriptional regulator has product MVTLEDVAASAGVSRATVSRVVNGDTKVKAQTRINVEAAIAELGYSPNPAARALASSQSHTLGLVTTSYRGGFFGALMDTVQSEAELQGQQLLVTQGRDTAEKERSAIQRLFNLRCDGLVLHVRAITDETLLQLAELDRKFIVLDREVQGLEDRCVVFDHRLASALATQVFIDAGHTSIVCLHGPSSRSSSLLRRQGFLDAMSNAGLVPAAVLGGEYDMPAGYQLASQLLENIRPTAIYCCNEELAIGAMLAVTERGLRIPQDISLICYDSGERAAFVRPAITSVHFPITEMARFAIRKLLDNHCKNESFLPEIIHRDSVRRIC; this is encoded by the coding sequence ATGGTTACTCTGGAAGATGTTGCCGCCAGCGCAGGCGTGTCCCGGGCAACCGTTTCACGCGTGGTCAATGGCGATACTAAAGTCAAAGCGCAAACGCGTATTAATGTTGAAGCGGCAATTGCCGAACTGGGTTATTCCCCAAATCCGGCAGCCCGTGCATTAGCCTCCAGCCAAAGCCATACGCTTGGCCTCGTCACGACCTCTTATCGCGGTGGCTTCTTTGGCGCACTCATGGATACCGTACAAAGCGAAGCTGAACTTCAGGGCCAGCAATTATTAGTCACCCAGGGGCGAGACACCGCCGAAAAAGAGCGGAGCGCGATTCAACGTCTTTTTAATTTGCGCTGCGATGGCCTGGTATTACACGTTCGTGCCATTACCGATGAAACTCTTCTCCAGTTGGCCGAGCTCGATCGCAAATTTATTGTATTAGACCGCGAAGTGCAGGGCCTGGAAGATCGGTGCGTGGTCTTTGATCACCGTTTGGCGAGCGCACTTGCCACCCAGGTTTTTATTGACGCAGGCCATACCTCGATTGTCTGCCTGCACGGGCCCAGCAGCCGCTCATCGAGTCTGTTACGTCGACAAGGGTTTCTTGATGCCATGAGCAACGCAGGACTTGTGCCTGCGGCGGTGTTAGGGGGGGAGTATGATATGCCCGCGGGCTATCAACTGGCTTCTCAGCTTTTAGAAAATATCCGTCCAACGGCAATTTATTGCTGTAACGAAGAACTGGCCATTGGTGCGATGCTTGCCGTCACCGAGCGTGGGCTGCGCATTCCCCAGGATATCTCACTTATTTGTTATGACAGCGGAGAACGCGCCGCATTTGTCCGCCCGGCAATAACCAGCGTCCATTTTCCGATAACGGAAATGGCCCGCTTCGCTATCCGCAAATTATTGGATAATCATTGTAAGAATGAATCTTTTTTACCCGAGATAATCCACCGTGATTCCGTTCGTCGTATTTGTTAA
- a CDS encoding NlpC/P60 family protein: MRVWIIVVACLVLAGCSHHAPPPNSRLSDSITVIAKLNDQLNGWRGAPYRYGGMSRRGVDCSGFVSITFRDRFELQLPRETRQQAKIGTEIDKDDLLPGDLVFFKTGSGESGLHVGIYDTDNQFIHASTSRGVMRSSLDNVYWRKKFWQARRI, encoded by the coding sequence ATGCGCGTATGGATTATTGTAGTGGCCTGTCTGGTACTCGCAGGGTGTAGCCATCATGCGCCCCCGCCGAATTCTCGTTTGTCAGATTCGATAACGGTGATTGCCAAGCTCAATGATCAGCTCAACGGCTGGCGTGGCGCGCCTTATCGTTATGGCGGAATGAGTCGTCGCGGTGTCGACTGCTCCGGCTTTGTTTCAATCACTTTCCGGGATCGCTTCGAGCTACAATTGCCGCGTGAAACTCGCCAGCAGGCGAAAATCGGCACTGAAATTGATAAAGACGATTTGCTTCCCGGCGATTTGGTTTTCTTTAAAACCGGTTCCGGTGAAAGTGGCCTGCATGTCGGCATTTATGACACCGACAACCAATTTATTCATGCCTCGACCAGCCGGGGCGTGATGCGTTCCTCGCTGGATAACGTCTACTGGCGTAAAAAATTCTGGCAGGCTCGTCGTATCTAG
- the btuD gene encoding vitamin B12 ABC transporter ATP-binding protein BtuD: MMSLLQLSNVAVAERLGPISATVQPGELVHLVGPNGAGKSTLLTRAAGLSAGAGQIIFEGRDLSDWQPTQLAHNRAYLSQQQMPPFSMPVWHYLQLHQPVSHTDSVMLKLVDDLGLADKLSRGVNQLSGGEWQRVRLAAVVLQIHPELNPHGRLLLLDEPMNSLDVAQQTALDRILVALCEAGIAVVMSSHDLNHSLRHAHTVWLLRAGKMIAQGSRDEVLSPQHLATAYNMHFRRLQIEGHSMLIAPL, translated from the coding sequence ATAATGTCATTGTTGCAACTGAGTAACGTTGCTGTAGCGGAGCGCCTTGGCCCGATTTCCGCTACGGTTCAACCCGGCGAGTTGGTGCATTTGGTGGGGCCAAACGGTGCGGGGAAAAGTACGCTGCTGACGCGAGCTGCAGGGTTAAGCGCGGGTGCGGGGCAGATAATCTTTGAAGGGCGTGATCTTAGCGACTGGCAGCCTACGCAATTGGCTCACAATCGGGCTTATCTTTCCCAGCAGCAGATGCCGCCGTTTTCCATGCCCGTCTGGCACTATTTGCAGTTGCACCAGCCCGTTAGTCACACAGATTCAGTCATGCTGAAACTGGTCGATGATTTGGGTCTGGCAGATAAACTCAGCCGCGGGGTCAATCAGCTTTCGGGTGGCGAATGGCAGCGCGTACGCCTGGCGGCAGTGGTGCTGCAAATTCATCCCGAGCTCAATCCACATGGGCGTTTATTGTTGTTGGATGAGCCGATGAACAGCCTGGATGTGGCCCAGCAAACGGCGCTTGACCGAATTCTGGTGGCGCTTTGCGAGGCGGGCATTGCGGTGGTGATGAGTAGCCATGATTTAAACCACAGTTTGCGACACGCGCACACCGTCTGGTTATTACGGGCGGGTAAAATGATTGCGCAGGGTAGTCGAGATGAAGTGCTGTCTCCGCAACATTTAGCGACAGCCTATAACATGCACTTCCGCCGATTGCAGATTGAAGGGCACAGTATGCTAATAGCCCCACTTTAG
- a CDS encoding glutathione peroxidase — MQDILNTEVNTIDGEATTLKNWKGKVLLLVNVASKCGLTVQYEQLENLQKEFEHEGFSVLGFPCNQFLGQEPGSEEEIKTFCSTTYGVTFPMFSKLEVNGENRHPLYQKLVAAAPQAVAPEGSGFLERMSSKGRAPARVGDILWNFEKFLIGRDGQVIARFSPDMTPDDPTVVNAIKSALAR; from the coding sequence ATGCAAGACATTCTCAACACTGAAGTCAACACTATTGACGGTGAAGCCACAACGCTCAAAAACTGGAAGGGCAAAGTGCTGCTGCTGGTGAACGTTGCCTCAAAATGCGGCCTGACGGTGCAATACGAGCAATTAGAAAATCTGCAAAAAGAGTTTGAGCACGAGGGGTTCTCGGTTCTGGGATTCCCATGCAATCAGTTCCTGGGCCAGGAACCGGGCAGCGAAGAAGAGATCAAAACGTTTTGCAGCACCACCTACGGCGTGACCTTCCCAATGTTCAGCAAGCTTGAAGTGAACGGCGAAAATCGTCATCCGCTGTACCAAAAACTGGTTGCCGCCGCCCCGCAGGCCGTGGCACCAGAAGGCAGCGGATTCCTCGAACGCATGAGCAGTAAAGGCCGTGCGCCTGCCCGCGTGGGCGATATTCTCTGGAATTTCGAAAAATTCCTCATTGGCCGTGATGGCCAGGTGATAGCGCGTTTTTCACCGGATATGACACCTGACGACCCAACAGTTGTGAATGCGATTAAATCGGCGTTGGCGAGATAA
- the btuC gene encoding vitamin B12 ABC transporter permease BtuC, translating to MHTYVARQHRLERFWLLTLLCAMLGMAVLSLCAGDRWYSPLHWMREDARLFIWQIRMPRTLAVLLVGAALAISGTIMQALFENPLAEPGLLGVSNGAGVALVAAVLLGQGMLPGWALGICAILGALVITFILLRFSRRHLSNSRLLLAGVALGIICSALMTWAIYFSTSLDLRQLMYWMMGGFGGIDWRQWWLMVTLLPVMLWLCRNYAPLNLMVLGEMSARQLGLPVWLWRNILVIATGWLVGVSVALAGAIGFIGLVIPHMLRLKGLNDHRILLPASALAGATVLLGADIIARLALASAELPIGVVTATLGAPVFIWLLLKAGK from the coding sequence ATGCATACTTATGTCGCAAGGCAGCATCGTCTCGAACGCTTCTGGCTACTCACTCTGCTTTGCGCAATGTTGGGCATGGCGGTGCTGAGTTTATGCGCCGGAGATCGGTGGTATTCCCCCTTACACTGGATGCGCGAAGATGCGCGGCTGTTTATCTGGCAAATTCGCATGCCTCGCACATTGGCTGTACTGCTGGTCGGCGCGGCGCTGGCGATTTCTGGCACGATTATGCAGGCGCTGTTTGAGAACCCACTGGCTGAGCCCGGTTTGCTTGGTGTCTCTAACGGAGCAGGTGTTGCGCTAGTTGCGGCGGTGTTGCTTGGGCAAGGAATGCTTCCGGGCTGGGCGTTAGGTATCTGTGCCATTCTGGGGGCGCTGGTTATTACGTTTATCTTGCTGCGCTTTTCAAGAAGACATCTATCGAATAGCCGTTTATTACTGGCGGGCGTCGCTCTGGGGATCATCTGTAGCGCACTGATGACCTGGGCTATCTATTTCAGTACCAGTCTGGATTTACGCCAGCTTATGTACTGGATGATGGGCGGGTTTGGCGGTATCGACTGGCGGCAATGGTGGCTGATGGTGACGCTATTACCCGTCATGCTGTGGCTGTGTCGTAACTATGCGCCGCTGAATCTGATGGTGCTGGGCGAAATGTCGGCCCGCCAGTTGGGGCTGCCGGTCTGGCTCTGGCGAAACATTCTGGTAATCGCCACCGGCTGGCTGGTGGGTGTTAGCGTTGCGCTGGCAGGGGCGATTGGTTTTATTGGCCTCGTCATTCCCCATATGCTGCGCCTGAAAGGGTTGAACGATCACCGCATTTTACTTCCGGCGAGTGCGCTTGCCGGAGCAACCGTGCTGCTTGGGGCCGATATTATTGCGCGCCTGGCATTGGCTTCAGCAGAGTTACCGATTGGCGTTGTGACCGCAACGTTAGGCGCACCTGTGTTTATCTGGCTATTATTAAAAGCTGGAAAATAA
- the ihfA gene encoding integration host factor subunit alpha → MALTKAEMSEYLFDKLGLSKRDAKELVELFFEEIRRALENGEQVKLSGFGNFDLRDKNQRPGRNPKTGEDIPITARRVVTFRPGQKLKSRVENASPKDE, encoded by the coding sequence ATGGCGCTTACAAAAGCTGAAATGTCAGAATATCTGTTTGATAAGCTAGGGCTTAGCAAACGTGATGCTAAAGAGTTGGTAGAACTGTTTTTCGAAGAGATTCGTCGCGCTCTGGAAAACGGCGAGCAGGTTAAACTATCAGGCTTTGGTAATTTTGACTTACGCGATAAAAACCAACGTCCCGGGCGTAACCCGAAGACCGGTGAAGATATTCCTATCACGGCACGCCGTGTAGTGACCTTCCGACCTGGTCAGAAGTTGAAAAGTAGGGTTGAAAACGCGTCGCCAAAAGACGAGTAA
- the pheT gene encoding phenylalanine--tRNA ligase subunit beta encodes MKFSELWLREWVNPANRSEELSSQITMAGLEVDGVDAVAGAFNGVVVGEVVECGQHPNADKLRVTKVNVGGERLLDIVCGAPNCRQGLKVAVATVGALLPGDFKIKAAKLRGEPSEGMLCSFSELGISDDHNGIIELPLDAPIGTDIREYLKLDDNTIEISVTPNRADCLGIIGVARDVAVVNKLPLNEPEMATVAATIADTLPIRVDAPEACPRYLGRVVKGINVKAPTPLWMKEKLRRCGIRSIDAVVDVTNYVLLELGQPMHAFDLNRIEGGIVVRLAEEGETLTLLDGNEAKLNADTLVIADHKKALAMGGIFGGEHSGVNDETQNVLLECAFFSPLSITGRARRHGLHTDASHRYERGVDSALQYKAMERATRLLIDICGGEAGPVIDVTNEAYLPKAATITLRRSKLDRLIGHHIEDAQVSDILRRLGCEVTEGDNQWTAVAPSWRFDMQIEEDLVEEVARVYGYNSIPDEPVQAGLIMGSHREADLSLKRVKTMLVDKGYQEVITYSFVDPKVQQLLHPGEENLILPSPISSEMSAMRLSLLTGLLNTVVYNQNRQQARVRIFESGLRFVPDTQADLGIRQDLMLAGAICGNRYEEHWDLARNTVDFYDLKGDLEAVLDLTGKLSDIEFKAATNPALHPGQSAAIYLHGEYIGFIGVVHPELERKLSLNGRTLVFEVLWNKLADRAVPESKEISRFPANRRDVAVVVAENVPAADVLVECKKVGANQVVGVNLFDVYRGKGVAEGYKSLAISLILQDTGRTLEEEEIAATVAKCVEALKERFQASLRD; translated from the coding sequence ATGAAATTCAGTGAACTCTGGTTACGCGAATGGGTAAATCCAGCCAACCGCAGTGAGGAGCTTTCTAGCCAAATCACTATGGCTGGTCTTGAAGTTGATGGTGTTGATGCCGTTGCCGGCGCATTTAATGGCGTCGTAGTGGGTGAAGTGGTGGAGTGCGGCCAACATCCAAACGCTGACAAACTGCGTGTGACAAAAGTAAACGTCGGTGGCGAGCGTCTGTTAGACATCGTTTGTGGTGCGCCAAACTGCCGTCAGGGCCTGAAAGTTGCTGTCGCAACCGTCGGTGCTTTGCTGCCAGGCGATTTCAAAATTAAAGCGGCGAAACTGCGTGGTGAGCCGTCAGAAGGCATGCTGTGCTCGTTCTCCGAGCTGGGTATTTCCGATGACCATAACGGGATTATCGAACTGCCTTTGGATGCGCCAATCGGGACTGATATCCGCGAATACCTGAAACTTGACGACAACACTATCGAAATCAGCGTAACGCCAAACCGTGCCGACTGCCTCGGTATCATCGGTGTGGCCCGTGATGTTGCGGTGGTGAACAAGCTGCCATTAAACGAACCAGAAATGGCTACCGTGGCCGCAACTATCGCCGATACGCTGCCAATTCGTGTGGATGCGCCTGAAGCCTGCCCGCGCTACCTGGGCCGTGTTGTCAAAGGTATCAACGTTAAAGCGCCAACGCCGCTGTGGATGAAAGAAAAACTGCGTCGTTGCGGTATTCGTTCTATCGATGCCGTTGTTGACGTGACTAACTACGTGCTGCTGGAACTTGGCCAACCGATGCATGCGTTCGACCTGAACCGCATCGAAGGCGGCATTGTTGTGCGTCTGGCGGAAGAGGGTGAAACCCTGACGCTGCTTGATGGCAACGAAGCGAAGCTGAATGCCGATACGCTGGTCATTGCCGACCATAAAAAAGCGCTGGCAATGGGCGGTATCTTTGGTGGCGAACACTCTGGCGTTAATGATGAAACCCAGAACGTACTGCTGGAATGCGCATTCTTCAGCCCGCTATCTATCACTGGCCGCGCGCGTCGCCACGGTCTGCATACTGATGCCTCTCATCGTTATGAGCGTGGCGTGGATTCTGCGCTGCAATATAAAGCGATGGAACGTGCTACTCGTTTGCTGATTGACATCTGCGGCGGTGAGGCTGGCCCGGTTATCGATGTAACTAACGAAGCATATCTGCCAAAAGCTGCCACAATTACTCTGCGTCGCAGTAAACTGGATCGTCTGATTGGCCATCATATTGAAGATGCGCAGGTTAGCGACATTCTGCGTCGTCTGGGTTGTGAAGTGACTGAAGGTGATAACCAGTGGACAGCCGTCGCCCCTAGCTGGCGCTTTGATATGCAGATTGAAGAAGATCTGGTTGAAGAAGTTGCCCGCGTTTATGGCTATAACAGCATTCCAGATGAGCCGGTTCAAGCGGGTCTTATCATGGGCAGCCATCGCGAAGCAGACCTTTCTCTCAAGCGTGTGAAAACCATGCTGGTGGATAAAGGCTATCAGGAAGTGATCACCTACAGCTTTGTTGACCCAAAAGTTCAACAACTGCTGCACCCGGGTGAGGAAAATCTGATTCTGCCGAGCCCAATTTCCAGCGAAATGTCAGCCATGCGTTTGTCTTTGTTGACAGGTCTGCTCAATACCGTGGTTTATAACCAAAACCGCCAGCAGGCACGCGTGCGTATTTTTGAGTCTGGCTTACGCTTTGTTCCTGATACTCAGGCAGACTTGGGTATCCGTCAGGATCTTATGCTGGCTGGTGCAATCTGCGGCAACCGCTATGAAGAGCATTGGGATCTGGCGCGTAATACCGTCGACTTCTATGATTTGAAGGGCGATCTCGAAGCGGTTCTCGATCTGACAGGTAAACTTTCAGACATCGAATTTAAAGCAGCAACCAATCCGGCGTTGCATCCGGGCCAAAGCGCAGCCATTTATTTACACGGTGAATACATTGGTTTCATTGGTGTTGTGCATCCAGAGCTTGAGCGCAAGCTATCTCTGAATGGCCGTACGCTGGTGTTCGAAGTGTTATGGAACAAGCTTGCAGACCGCGCTGTGCCTGAGTCGAAAGAAATTTCTCGTTTCCCGGCGAACCGTCGTGACGTCGCTGTTGTGGTCGCAGAAAACGTTCCCGCAGCAGATGTTTTGGTCGAATGTAAGAAAGTTGGCGCAAATCAGGTAGTTGGCGTAAACTTGTTTGATGTGTACCGTGGTAAAGGTGTAGCCGAAGGTTATAAGAGCCTTGCCATTAGCCTTATCCTACAGGATACGGGCCGTACACTCGAAGAAGAGGAGATTGCCGCTACCGTTGCAAAATGTGTAGAGGCATTAAAAGAGCGATTCCAGGCATCATTGAGGGATTGA
- the pheS gene encoding phenylalanine--tRNA ligase subunit alpha: MPHLAELVANATAAINEAQDVAALDNVRVEYLGKKGHLTLQMTTLRELPPEERPAAGAVINEAKEKVQEALNARKNALESAALNARLAEETIDISLPGRRIENGGLHPVTRTIDRIESFFGELGFTVATGPEIEDDYHNFDALNIPGHHPARADHDTFWFDATRLLRTQTSGVQIRTMKDKQPPIRIIAPGRVYRNDYDQTHTPMFHQMEGLIVDTNISFTNLKGTLHDFLNNFFEENLQIRFRPSYFPFTEPSAEVDVMGKNGKWLEVLGCGMVHPNVLRNVGIDPEVYSGFAFGMGMERLTMLRYGVTDLRAFFENDLRFLKQFK, encoded by the coding sequence ATGCCACATCTCGCAGAGCTGGTTGCCAACGCAACGGCCGCCATAAACGAGGCCCAGGATGTTGCCGCGTTAGACAACGTACGCGTCGAATATTTAGGGAAGAAAGGGCATCTGACTCTTCAGATGACTACCCTGCGTGAATTGCCACCAGAAGAGCGTCCAGCCGCTGGCGCGGTAATCAATGAAGCCAAAGAGAAAGTTCAGGAAGCGCTGAATGCCCGCAAAAACGCGCTGGAAAGTGCTGCGCTGAATGCTCGCCTGGCAGAAGAAACCATTGATATTTCACTGCCTGGTCGTCGTATTGAAAACGGTGGCCTGCACCCGGTCACACGTACCATTGACCGCATTGAAAGCTTCTTTGGCGAACTGGGCTTCACCGTAGCCACGGGCCCTGAAATCGAAGATGACTATCACAACTTTGATGCGCTGAACATTCCAGGCCATCACCCGGCTCGTGCAGACCACGATACTTTCTGGTTTGATGCAACACGCCTGCTGCGTACCCAGACTTCTGGCGTACAGATTCGTACCATGAAAGATAAGCAGCCGCCGATTCGTATTATCGCACCAGGCCGCGTATACCGTAACGACTACGATCAGACTCACACCCCAATGTTCCACCAGATGGAAGGCTTAATTGTTGATACCAACATCAGCTTCACCAATCTGAAAGGCACGCTGCATGACTTCCTGAATAATTTCTTTGAAGAAAATTTGCAGATCCGTTTCCGTCCTTCTTATTTCCCGTTCACTGAGCCTTCCGCGGAAGTTGACGTTATGGGTAAAAACGGCAAATGGTTAGAAGTCTTAGGCTGCGGCATGGTGCATCCGAACGTTCTGCGTAACGTCGGTATTGATCCAGAAGTTTATTCAGGCTTTGCATTCGGTATGGGTATGGAACGTTTGACCATGCTGCGCTATGGCGTGACCGATCTGCGTGCATTCTTCGAAAATGATTTACGTTTCCTCAAACAGTTCAAATAA
- the pheM gene encoding pheST operon leader peptide PheM: protein MNAAIFRFFFYFSA, encoded by the coding sequence ATGAACGCTGCTATTTTCCGTTTCTTTTTTTACTTTAGCGCCTGA
- the rplT gene encoding 50S ribosomal protein L20, whose amino-acid sequence MARVKRGVIARARHKKILKQAKGYYGARSRVYRVAFQAVIKAGQYAYRDRRQRKRQFRQLWIARINAAARQNGISYSKFINGLKKASVEIDRKILADIAVFDKVAFTALVEKAKAALA is encoded by the coding sequence ATGGCTCGCGTAAAACGTGGTGTAATCGCACGTGCTCGTCACAAAAAAATCCTTAAACAAGCCAAAGGCTACTACGGTGCGCGTTCACGCGTATACCGCGTTGCTTTCCAGGCTGTTATCAAAGCTGGCCAATACGCTTACCGTGACCGTCGTCAACGTAAACGTCAATTCCGTCAGCTGTGGATTGCACGTATCAACGCTGCAGCTCGTCAGAACGGGATCTCTTACAGCAAATTCATCAACGGCTTGAAAAAAGCTTCTGTTGAAATCGACCGTAAGATCCTGGCTGACATCGCCGTATTTGACAAAGTGGCATTTACTGCACTGGTTGAGAAAGCGAAAGCAGCTCTGGCGTAA
- the rpmI gene encoding 50S ribosomal protein L35, whose amino-acid sequence MPKIKTVRGAAKRFKKTAGGGFKRKHANLRHILTKKSTKRKRHLRPKGMVSKGDLGLVVACLPYA is encoded by the coding sequence ATGCCAAAGATTAAAACAGTACGCGGCGCCGCTAAGCGCTTCAAAAAGACCGCCGGTGGTGGTTTTAAGCGTAAGCACGCTAACCTGCGTCATATTCTGACTAAAAAGTCTACTAAGCGTAAACGTCATCTGCGTCCGAAAGGCATGGTCTCCAAAGGGGATCTGGGCCTGGTAGTCGCGTGCCTGCCGTACGCATAA
- the infC gene encoding translation initiation factor IF-3: MKGGKRVQPARPNRINKEIRATEVRLTGLDGEPIGIVSLNEALEKAEEAGVDLVEISPNAEPPVCRIMDYGKFLYEKSKSSKEQKKKQKVIQVKEIKFRPGTDDGDYQVKLRSLVRFLEEGDKAKITLRFRGREMAHQQIGMEVLNRVRDDLSELAVVESFPSKIEGRQMIMVLAPKKKQ; this comes from the coding sequence ATTAAAGGCGGAAAAAGAGTTCAACCGGCGCGTCCTAATCGCATAAACAAAGAAATTCGTGCCACAGAAGTTCGTCTGACAGGCTTAGACGGCGAACCTATTGGTATTGTCAGTCTGAATGAAGCTTTGGAAAAAGCCGAAGAGGCAGGAGTTGATTTAGTCGAAATCAGCCCTAATGCTGAACCGCCTGTTTGCCGAATTATGGACTACGGCAAGTTTCTCTACGAAAAAAGCAAATCTTCTAAGGAACAGAAGAAAAAGCAAAAAGTTATTCAGGTCAAGGAAATCAAATTCCGACCTGGTACCGATGATGGCGACTATCAGGTAAAACTCCGCAGCCTGGTTCGCTTTCTGGAAGAGGGTGATAAAGCTAAAATCACACTGCGTTTCCGCGGTCGTGAAATGGCTCACCAACAGATTGGTATGGAAGTGCTTAACCGCGTCCGTGACGATCTGAGTGAATTGGCAGTCGTCGAATCCTTCCCATCGAAGATCGAAGGCCGCCAGATGATCATGGTGCTCGCTCCGAAGAAGAAACAGTAA
- the thrS gene encoding threonine--tRNA ligase: protein MPVITLPDGSQRHYDHAVSPLDVALDIGPGLAKACIAGRVDGELVDASDLIEHDAKLAIITVKDEAGLEILRHSCAHLLGHAIKQLWPHTKMAIGPVIDNGFYYDVDIDHTLTQEDLELLEKRMHELAEKDYDVIKKKVSWHEARETFVNRGESYKVAILDENISHDDNPGLYHHEEYVDMCRGPHVPNMRFCHHFKLQKTSGAYWRGDSNNKMLQRIYGTAWADKKQLNAYLQRLEEASKRDHRKIGKQLDLYHMQEEAPGMVFWHNDGWTIFRELEVFVRSKLKEYQYQEVKGPFMMDRVLWEKTGHWDNYKDAMFTTSSENREYCIKPMNCPGHVQIFNQGLKSYRDLPLRMAEFGSCHRNEPSGALHGLMRVRGFTQDDAHVFCTEEQVRDEVNSCIRMVYDMYSTFGFEKIVVKLSTRPEKRIGTDEMWDRAEADLAVALQENNIPFDYQPGEGAFYGPKIEFTLYDCLDRAWQCGTVQLDFSLPSRLNASYIGESNERLVPVMIHRAILGSMERFIGILTEEFAGFFPTWLAPVQAVVMNITDGQSDYVNELTRKLQNAGIRVKADLRNEKIGFKIREHTLRRVPYMLVCGDKEVEAGKVAVRTRRGKDLGSMDVNELIEKLQNEIRSRNLNQLEE, encoded by the coding sequence ATGCCTGTTATTACTCTTCCTGATGGCAGCCAACGCCATTATGACCACGCTGTTAGCCCGCTGGATGTGGCCCTGGACATCGGTCCTGGCCTTGCAAAAGCATGTATCGCTGGCCGTGTAGACGGCGAACTGGTTGATGCATCCGATCTTATCGAGCACGATGCAAAACTCGCGATTATCACCGTTAAAGATGAAGCTGGCCTGGAGATTCTCCGCCACTCATGCGCCCACTTATTGGGTCATGCCATCAAACAGCTGTGGCCGCACACTAAAATGGCGATTGGCCCGGTTATCGACAACGGTTTTTACTACGATGTTGATATTGACCACACGCTGACGCAGGAAGATCTTGAGCTGCTCGAAAAGCGTATGCACGAGCTGGCTGAGAAAGATTACGATGTTATCAAGAAGAAAGTGAGCTGGCATGAAGCCCGCGAAACCTTCGTCAACCGTGGTGAAAGCTACAAAGTTGCGATTCTTGATGAAAACATCAGCCATGACGATAACCCTGGTTTGTATCATCATGAAGAATACGTTGATATGTGCCGCGGTCCGCACGTACCGAATATGCGTTTCTGTCATCACTTCAAATTGCAGAAAACCTCCGGTGCTTACTGGCGTGGCGACAGCAACAACAAAATGTTGCAACGTATTTATGGCACCGCATGGGCAGATAAAAAGCAACTGAATGCCTACCTGCAACGCCTGGAAGAAGCGTCTAAGCGCGACCACCGTAAAATTGGTAAGCAACTCGACCTGTATCATATGCAGGAAGAAGCGCCAGGTATGGTGTTCTGGCACAACGACGGCTGGACTATTTTCCGTGAGCTGGAAGTGTTTGTTCGCTCCAAGCTTAAAGAGTATCAGTATCAGGAAGTGAAAGGCCCGTTCATGATGGACCGTGTGCTGTGGGAAAAAACCGGCCACTGGGACAACTATAAAGATGCGATGTTTACGACCTCTTCCGAGAACCGTGAATACTGCATCAAGCCAATGAACTGCCCAGGTCACGTGCAGATCTTCAACCAGGGTCTGAAATCCTACCGTGACCTGCCATTACGTATGGCTGAGTTTGGTAGCTGCCACCGTAACGAGCCATCAGGTGCGTTGCATGGCCTGATGCGTGTTCGCGGTTTTACTCAGGACGATGCGCACGTATTCTGTACTGAAGAGCAGGTTCGTGACGAAGTAAATAGCTGCATCCGCATGGTTTATGACATGTACAGCACCTTCGGTTTCGAAAAAATCGTTGTGAAGCTATCTACTCGCCCGGAAAAACGCATCGGTACCGACGAAATGTGGGATCGTGCAGAGGCGGATTTGGCTGTAGCTTTGCAAGAAAATAACATTCCGTTTGATTATCAACCGGGTGAGGGTGCATTCTATGGCCCTAAAATTGAATTTACCCTGTATGACTGCCTGGATCGTGCATGGCAGTGCGGTACAGTACAGTTAGACTTCTCTTTACCATCACGCCTGAACGCGTCTTATATCGGCGAAAGTAACGAACGCCTGGTTCCGGTAATGATTCACCGTGCAATTCTCGGGTCAATGGAACGTTTTATTGGTATCCTGACCGAAGAGTTCGCGGGCTTCTTCCCAACCTGGCTTGCGCCGGTACAAGCAGTGGTCATGAATATCACTGATGGACAGTCTGATTACGTTAACGAATTGACCCGTAAACTGCAAAATGCAGGCATTCGTGTAAAAGCAGACTTGAGAAATGAGAAGATTGGCTTTAAAATCCGTGAACACACGTTGCGTCGTGTCCCTTACATGTTAGTTTGTGGCGACAAAGAGGTCGAAGCAGGCAAAGTAGCCGTTCGTACCCGTCGTGGCAAAGATCTGGGGAGCATGGACGTCAACGAATTGATTGAAAAGCTGCAAAACGAAATTCGCAGCCGCAATCTAAATCAACTAGAGGAATAG